The Desulfurobacterium pacificum genome contains the following window.
GTTTTTAAAAACTCTTTGAATTCGGGGGAATTTTTCCACCTGTTGTGGAACCAGAACCACTGTTCTGGATGTTTCTTTACGGCTTTTTCTATCTCTTTCGTGTATAGAACAGTTAGTTCTTCTACCGATTTGTTTTCTGGATAGATGGGGCTTCCGATTTCTATTCTGTATCTGTTTTTATCCGTTACAAAACAAAAGGCAGGTATTACAGGTTTTCCTGTCTTTATACTGAGTATGGCTGCACCTTTGTTGGTATAGGTTTTTCTCCCCAAAAATTCTGTGAGGACGCCTTCTTTGACTTTTGGTCTCTGGTCAAGGAGTATTCCTACGTATCTTCCTCTTTTCAGGTCTTTTACCATCTCTATGACGTTACCGGTTGGTATGACTTTTGTTCCCCATTTCTGACGGATACTGTTGATGAGGGCGTCAACTTTTTTGTTTTTCATTGGCTTTGCTATAACTGATAGTTTTCCGCCCGATTTTACGGAAAAGTAAGCACCCATCAGTTCCCAGTTGCCTATGTGGGCTGTAAGGAGGATGCCGCCGCCGGGGGGGATTTTTTCAAGGGGGCATTCTTCTACAAGAGATGAGAGTTCTTCAAAGGAATATTTTTGTGAACGGAAAAAGTCTATGGAACACCTGACGAAGTTCTGCAGGCTTTTTATGCCTATTGACGCCGGGTATCCTGTAAATTTCAGGTTAGTTTCTGTTACCTTTTTTATTCTTGGCACGTTGTAGGCTAAATTTGATAGAACATCTCCTACTTTAAATGCCGTTTCTCTGCTAACGTTTTGTAGAAAGGAGAGACTTGCTTTCAAAAGCAGATACTCCAGCAGGTGCGATACCTTCTTCAAGGTTCTCCTCTTCAGCTTTTTCTACGTTTTTTATGTTGTTTAGAAGAAACTCTTTCAGTCCGGAAACTTCCATTCTGAGAACGGGTACTTTAACGTCAAAGTTTATTTTATCGTGGATTTTTATCAGGTCTTTCTCTGTTGTTACGGGGTTTTGAAGTTTTGATAGCTCTTCTAATTCTTTTTCTGTGTAGTTGTGGTGGTCTTCAAAGATGAAAAGGTTTCTTATTTTAAATCCCATTTTTATGAGCATTTCAACGAACTGTCCGGGATTTCCGATTCCGCAGAAGACGTCTATCTCTTTTTCGGGTGGTAGGGTTTTCTGGAAGTTTTTGTTTATCCAGTATTTGAATTCCTGACTGCCGAAAAAGATGGGTTTGCGGTAGGTTTTGAGGTATAGTTCAACGCTTTCAAGACGCTTTTTGCTTACTACGTTTGCTCTTGTTATTACGAAGGCATCTGCTCTTTCAAGCCCTGATAGGGGTTCTCTCAGTAATCCTAATGGTAGGCATCTGTTGTCTCCGAAGGGCTTGAATGGGTCTATTGCAACTATGTTGATTGTGGGAATTACCTTTCTGTGCTGGAAGCCGTCATCTAATATTACTGCGTTTGCGCCGTTTTCTGCAGCGAATTGAACGCCTTTTGCCCTGTCTTTGCTGACTACAGTAAAGTAGTTTTTGAGCGCGTAGACGGAAGCTTCATCTCCAAACTTTTTCGCATCAGGTGTGGCTATGGCGGTTCCTTTAAAGTTTCCTTTATAGCCTCTTGTAACGATTGCCGGGCGGAATCCGGATTCTTCTAAGATGGTGTAGATTGATTCAACTAAGGGGGTTTTTCCGCTGCCGCCTGCAATTACGTTGCCTACGGATATGACGGGAATTGGGAAGGAGGTTGAGGGGAGGATTTTCCAGTCGTAGAATTTGTTTCTTATTCTTGCAATTGCACAGTAGAGAATTGATAGTGCGAAAAATAGGGGGTATAGAAGGGCGTAAGCACCTTCTTTTTTAGCTACTTTCTTTCTTAACGTTTCTGCGTTCAATCGCTTTCTCCTATAGCCTTGAGAATCTTTTCCAACACGTTTTTCTGTTTAAGGTAGTTTTTGTGGATTTTTTCTGCAAGGTTTTCTCTTTCCGCTTCGTTTGATAGTAGTTTTTTTAGCGTTTCCGATATTTGAGATGCTTCTATTTTAGGTATTTGTAGCGTTTCCACGACGTCTTCAAAAGATTCAACGTGCTTTCCTACTATCACAGGTTTTTTCCAGGCTGCTGCTTCCACAGGGTTGTGCCCTCCAATTCCTTTTACGAAACTTCCTCCTATGACTGCTACGTCGCAGTAAGCGTAAAGGGAAGATAGTTCTCCTATAGTGTTTATTACGTAGAATTCTACATTTTCTTCAACCACTTTTGTCTGGCTGCGGAAAGTGGTTTGGGAAGGTGGGGTGGGGATTTTTCTATTGATGTGCCTTGGGGCTATTATGGTTAGCGGATTTAGACCTTTGGATTTGAGGTAATAATGGGTTTTGACGGCTAATTCTTCTTCGCCTTCGTGCGTGCTTCCCCAGAGGATAATTTTTCTGTTTCCTTTCACTGTTAGGGGCACTTTTTCAGGTTGCGTGAAGGCGAATTTTAGATTCCCTACTACTCTGGTTTCTTTAAAGCCTAGCTGTCTGGCTTTTATTGCGTCTGTTTCGCTTTTTGCTAAAAAAACAGCGTTTGAGAGGAGTGGGAATATGAAGGGTTTGAATTTTTGCAGGCGTTTGAAAGTTTTTTCAGATATTTTGCCGCTTATGAAGTATACCGGGATATTAAGTTCTTTTGCCGACCTTAGAAGGGAAAGCCAGATTTCTGTTTCAAATATGAGGATTTTTCTAAATCTGCCTCTTTTCAGAAAAGACTTTGTGAGGGGATAGAAGTCAAGTGGAATTACTCTTGATGGGACTTCAGGGAAGAGTTTTCTTGCTCTTGAGAGTCCGTAATCTGTAAAGGTGGTTATGGCTATTCTGTCTTTCAAAGTTTCTATGAGTGGTTTACATGTGTTGATTTCACCAATGCTGGCGGCGTGAAGGAGAATTCTGCCTCTGGCTTTTGGGGGAACAAAAGATGAAAGGCGATTTTTTAAAGATACGTTTCCTCTTTTTTTACTTTTAAGCTTTATCAATGGAAAAACTGGTATGGATAGTAGTATCAGTAAGTTGTAGAGCCAGAACACTACTTTATCCCTATGAGTTTATGAATTTGTGGAATTATACGAACGTTTGTTTCATTTATGAATTCTTTGTCAGATAGAACTATTTGAATGACTTTTTTAACGGTTTCTGAATAGCTTTCTTCCGGCGTTTCTATGGGCTGAATAACCGGAGGAAGAGAAAGGAACGGTTTTGCTTTCAGTATTAAATTTTTTGCGAAGTAAAAGTCTTCACCTGTCAGGACGCCGATTTTTAGTTCTGAATTTTCGTAAAACTTTAGAAGTTTGAGCGCGTTTTCTACAGGGAAATTTTCCTTCATGGATGGTGGTTTTGGCGATACTACCAACTTTAGCTTTTGCTGTAGTAAATCGTTTCTAAATATTGCGCCGCAGGTCTCCACTATTATCTCTTTTACGTTTTTCAGCTTGCTAAGTTCTTCTATCAAAATGTTGATATCTTTTTCTTCCAAAGGTTCACCGCCGGTTATTATGATTGTTGGAATGTTCTGTTCCTTTACTATTTGTGTTAAATGGGATATGGAAACTTTTTTTGCACTGTTCCAGGAATATGACGTGTCGCATAGTTTACATTGGATAGAGCACGTTCCCGTTCTGATAAAAAAGGCGGGCTTTCCTACGCTTAAACCTTCTCCCTGTATTGATACGAACGTTTCTGTTAGAGAAATCATCAGTAATCTATGCCCTTCCTTGCTTTTATATTCTTGTAGTAGGGGTGTTTTATCAGTTCAAAATGGGTTACGTAGTCTGCCAATTTTATGAATTCAGCAGGTGCGTGTCTGCCTGTGAGAACCAATTCTAAGTTTTCTGGTTTGTTTTTTATAAAGCTGACGACATCCTGAGTTTTTAGAAATTTAAGGTGAACGGCAACGTTTATTTCATCCAAAACCATCAGATCAAACCGGGGAGCTAAATCTACTGCTAATTTCAGTCCTTTTTCTGCTAACGTTTTGTCTTCTTCTGTGGGATTGAAGTCGTAGTTTTTCCTTCCTGTTTGAATAAACGTTATTTGCGGGAAATTTTTGAGGACAAACATTTCACCGGATGGTTTCCCTTTTATAAACTGAATGAAGCAACACTTTAGCCCATTTCCGGCTGCCCGTATGGTTAGACCCAGAGCAGCAGTTGTTTTTCCTTTACCGTTACCGGTGTAAACGTGGATGAGACCTTTAAACAATGTATTTCCCCGCTACTTTTTTTGCTAACTCTTTTGCTCTTCTGTCTATTTCTGTAACTTCTTCAATTGAAAAGGGGGGCGGGGCATTAAATCGGTTCAGGGTTTCTTCTATTATGGCAGGTATGTGGATGAACTTGATTTTTTTGTTCAGGAAGAGTTCTACGGCTACTTCATCTGCTGCGTTTAGGACTATTGGATAAGGGTATCCTGCCTTCAGGGATTCGTAAGCTAACCTGAGGCATGGGAATTTTTCTGTGTTTGGTTCTTCAAATTCCAAATTGAGTCCGTAGAGGTTGAGGTTGAGTTCTGGAAATGGAAGTGGAAGCCTGTCGGGGTAGGAAAGGGCGTAGGCAATGGGGATTTTCATATCAGCAGTTCCCATCTGTGCAATAACTGAATTGTCTATAAACTTAACTAACGAATGGACGATGCTCTGGGGGTGAATTACCGTTTTAATTTTTTCAGATGGTAGTTCAAATAACCAGAAGGCTTCTATGACTTCAAGTCCTTTGTTCATCAGCGTTGCCGAATCTATCGTTACTTTTTTACCCATACTCCAGTTGGGATGGTTCAGAGCTTCTTCTACCGTTACTGACTCTAAATTTTCTCTGTTTCTAAAAGGTCCTCCGGATGCTGTGAGGATTATTTCTTTTACATTTTCCTTCTTTTCACCCTGAAGACACTGAAAAATGGCAGAATGTTCGCTGTCAACGGGGATTATCTCCTTTGCTTTTTCTTTTATAAATTTACCAGCGCAGACTAAAGATTCTTTGTTGGCAAGAGCTATTCTTGCGCCTTTGCAGGCGCACCAGTAGGTTGGCATTATGCCTGCTGAACCGGTTATCGCAGAAACTGCAATGTCAAAATCTATCTCTTCTATGAGTTTTTTTATTCCTTCAAGTCCTTCGTATGTTTTAACGTTTTTTGGTTTTGAAGAGAAGTTGTTGAAGAGGGCTATTGCTTTGGGTGAGAATTTTTCTGCCTGTCTTAATAGTTTATTTTCGTTGCTGCCCGCTACGAGTCCTACGACCTGAAATTTTTCAGGAAATTGTTCTATAACTTTTAGCGTGTTTTCTCCTATAGAGCCTGTAGAGCCTAATATGAGAACCTTTTTCATCTTAAATCCGTGCTATCAGTTCTTCTACGGAAGTTATCTTTTCCTGTTTTCCAGTTTCTAATTCTTTTAGAGAATAGAATCCTTCTTCTAATTCTCTG
Protein-coding sequences here:
- the dxr gene encoding 1-deoxy-D-xylulose-5-phosphate reductoisomerase, whose protein sequence is MKKVLILGSTGSIGENTLKVIEQFPEKFQVVGLVAGSNENKLLRQAEKFSPKAIALFNNFSSKPKNVKTYEGLEGIKKLIEEIDFDIAVSAITGSAGIMPTYWCACKGARIALANKESLVCAGKFIKEKAKEIIPVDSEHSAIFQCLQGEKKENVKEIILTASGGPFRNRENLESVTVEEALNHPNWSMGKKVTIDSATLMNKGLEVIEAFWLFELPSEKIKTVIHPQSIVHSLVKFIDNSVIAQMGTADMKIPIAYALSYPDRLPLPFPELNLNLYGLNLEFEEPNTEKFPCLRLAYESLKAGYPYPIVLNAADEVAVELFLNKKIKFIHIPAIIEETLNRFNAPPPFSIEEVTEIDRRAKELAKKVAGKYIV
- a CDS encoding cob(I)yrinic acid a,c-diamide adenosyltransferase; its protein translation is MFKGLIHVYTGNGKGKTTAALGLTIRAAGNGLKCCFIQFIKGKPSGEMFVLKNFPQITFIQTGRKNYDFNPTEEDKTLAEKGLKLAVDLAPRFDLMVLDEINVAVHLKFLKTQDVVSFIKNKPENLELVLTGRHAPAEFIKLADYVTHFELIKHPYYKNIKARKGIDY
- a CDS encoding 3-deoxy-D-manno-octulosonic acid transferase encodes the protein MFWLYNLLILLSIPVFPLIKLKSKKRGNVSLKNRLSSFVPPKARGRILLHAASIGEINTCKPLIETLKDRIAITTFTDYGLSRARKLFPEVPSRVIPLDFYPLTKSFLKRGRFRKILIFETEIWLSLLRSAKELNIPVYFISGKISEKTFKRLQKFKPFIFPLLSNAVFLAKSETDAIKARQLGFKETRVVGNLKFAFTQPEKVPLTVKGNRKIILWGSTHEGEEELAVKTHYYLKSKGLNPLTIIAPRHINRKIPTPPSQTTFRSQTKVVEENVEFYVINTIGELSSLYAYCDVAVIGGSFVKGIGGHNPVEAAAWKKPVIVGKHVESFEDVVETLQIPKIEASQISETLKKLLSNEAERENLAEKIHKNYLKQKNVLEKILKAIGESD
- a CDS encoding lysophospholipid acyltransferase family protein, translated to MKKVSHLLEYLLLKASLSFLQNVSRETAFKVGDVLSNLAYNVPRIKKVTETNLKFTGYPASIGIKSLQNFVRCSIDFFRSQKYSFEELSSLVEECPLEKIPPGGGILLTAHIGNWELMGAYFSVKSGGKLSVIAKPMKNKKVDALINSIRQKWGTKVIPTGNVIEMVKDLKRGRYVGILLDQRPKVKEGVLTEFLGRKTYTNKGAAILSIKTGKPVIPAFCFVTDKNRYRIEIGSPIYPENKSVEELTVLYTKEIEKAVKKHPEQWFWFHNRWKNSPEFKEFLKTPP
- a CDS encoding 7-carboxy-7-deazaguanine synthase QueE, encoding MISLTETFVSIQGEGLSVGKPAFFIRTGTCSIQCKLCDTSYSWNSAKKVSISHLTQIVKEQNIPTIIITGGEPLEEKDINILIEELSKLKNVKEIIVETCGAIFRNDLLQQKLKLVVSPKPPSMKENFPVENALKLLKFYENSELKIGVLTGEDFYFAKNLILKAKPFLSLPPVIQPIETPEESYSETVKKVIQIVLSDKEFINETNVRIIPQIHKLIGIK
- the lpxK gene encoding tetraacyldisaccharide 4'-kinase, translated to MNAETLRKKVAKKEGAYALLYPLFFALSILYCAIARIRNKFYDWKILPSTSFPIPVISVGNVIAGGSGKTPLVESIYTILEESGFRPAIVTRGYKGNFKGTAIATPDAKKFGDEASVYALKNYFTVVSKDRAKGVQFAAENGANAVILDDGFQHRKVIPTINIVAIDPFKPFGDNRCLPLGLLREPLSGLERADAFVITRANVVSKKRLESVELYLKTYRKPIFFGSQEFKYWINKNFQKTLPPEKEIDVFCGIGNPGQFVEMLIKMGFKIRNLFIFEDHHNYTEKELEELSKLQNPVTTEKDLIKIHDKINFDVKVPVLRMEVSGLKEFLLNNIKNVEKAEEENLEEGIAPAGVSAFESKSLLSTKR